A region from the Simiduia sp. 21SJ11W-1 genome encodes:
- a CDS encoding class I adenylate cyclase, whose product MRAEKLTSKPLPLAVDRDTIAQIRARFLALNSHRLSLAKQQLGERQQQALDALPLLLHYNHPRLPGYLSKISPAGFANFTPTAGQQQLLRQMARGFRSQANPNRKMPLLALYVMGSVGTVAQSSKSDMDFWLCYSEELTGEAVELLQKKCNAIASWAKGLGLEWHFFLMQPDAFYAGEHSRLSSESSGSVQHFLLLDEFYRSAILLVGRLPLWWFIGDTKRTAYEATKAIITEKGFLRPSEWLDFGPVGDVPAAEFVSAAVWQLYKSIHSPYKSLLKLLMLEVYLSRYPQVLTLADKMKLLVYAGITSAATLDPYLLLLEELSDYFSHRREYERLELMRQCFYFKVGASFSLLMANQASAEKANQPLLEALQSWQWAAYDFDHLDRADNWNAQQVMAERKRLVNELTASYRQLLTQARSTQQALDLNTQEISILGRKLHAAFERSAGKIEFINPGISKNIRADFLLFEFNQGLWSLFLTNSSWEKSRTPIASNRFVSAIICWCLVNRIIGRGTRVSFTPTGHYQEADYKRLVTVLERLDYANCLSPDHNDFTRPPTPRLVCMLVNDPAQAATTSSAHYALFSVNSWGEVRLQHFGANLKQALALFTQPLPENCTVKVEDLHGQTPRVLLQQLHRLIEAIQYAQTHQPPQRLLAHFQSQWILVQQQAQWALSTFENIESGWPSLALPLACRHQLHCMALGPGAPYEEVLSLIGSTGMRPAIRVFYRLHQEVAEIFLIDERASLVRFEQPFFSEDRLLRPLHRFIRASLQRNPQVCDDSLFGIFPVNFFEMRRRQSGQLYAEQRLITSDMARVAMLSLQFAVLEMDFDTPVNSWAMSASLNGEPIHGPDTEPLLTTVARALMAKRQSGQRYPCYLTDLDLSATANTLMQFNGLQTSHYFRVKIRLEQALHDALLAL is encoded by the coding sequence ATGCGCGCTGAAAAGCTCACCAGCAAACCGCTGCCGCTGGCCGTCGATCGCGACACCATCGCTCAAATACGCGCGCGCTTTTTGGCGTTAAACAGCCACAGATTAAGCCTTGCCAAACAGCAGCTCGGCGAGCGCCAGCAACAAGCACTGGATGCACTGCCACTGTTACTGCACTACAACCACCCGCGCCTGCCCGGGTATCTCTCGAAAATCAGCCCTGCAGGCTTTGCCAACTTCACCCCTACCGCAGGCCAACAGCAACTGTTGCGCCAAATGGCCCGCGGCTTCCGCTCGCAAGCCAACCCCAACCGCAAGATGCCACTGCTGGCTCTCTACGTGATGGGCAGCGTGGGCACTGTGGCCCAAAGCAGCAAAAGCGATATGGATTTCTGGCTTTGTTACAGCGAAGAGCTGACTGGCGAGGCTGTGGAGTTGTTGCAAAAAAAATGCAACGCCATTGCAAGCTGGGCCAAGGGCCTGGGGCTTGAGTGGCACTTTTTTCTCATGCAACCGGACGCCTTTTACGCGGGCGAGCACAGCCGGTTGTCGAGCGAATCCAGCGGCAGTGTGCAGCACTTTTTACTATTGGATGAATTTTACCGCTCGGCCATTTTACTGGTGGGCAGGTTGCCGTTGTGGTGGTTTATTGGCGACACCAAACGCACGGCCTACGAGGCAACCAAGGCAATTATTACCGAGAAAGGATTTTTACGGCCCAGCGAATGGCTGGACTTCGGGCCGGTGGGCGACGTGCCGGCGGCCGAGTTTGTATCAGCCGCTGTGTGGCAGTTGTATAAATCCATTCACTCGCCCTATAAATCGCTACTGAAACTCTTGATGCTGGAAGTGTACCTCAGCCGCTACCCGCAGGTGCTCACCCTGGCCGACAAAATGAAACTGTTGGTGTATGCAGGCATCACCAGCGCGGCCACGCTCGACCCCTACCTGTTACTGCTGGAAGAACTCTCCGATTATTTCAGTCACCGCCGCGAATATGAGCGGCTGGAGCTGATGCGCCAGTGCTTTTACTTTAAAGTGGGCGCAAGTTTCAGTTTGCTTATGGCAAACCAGGCATCAGCCGAAAAAGCCAACCAGCCGTTACTGGAAGCACTGCAATCCTGGCAGTGGGCGGCCTACGATTTTGATCACCTAGACCGCGCAGACAACTGGAACGCACAACAGGTGATGGCCGAACGCAAGCGCTTGGTGAACGAGCTTACGGCAAGCTACCGACAGCTGCTAACCCAGGCGCGCTCAACCCAGCAGGCGCTCGATCTCAACACCCAGGAAATCTCCATACTCGGGCGCAAACTGCACGCAGCCTTTGAGCGCAGCGCCGGAAAAATAGAATTCATCAACCCGGGCATCAGCAAGAATATCCGCGCCGACTTTTTACTGTTTGAGTTCAACCAGGGCCTGTGGTCGCTATTTTTAACCAACAGTTCATGGGAAAAAAGCCGCACCCCCATTGCCAGTAACCGGTTTGTTTCAGCCATCATTTGTTGGTGTTTGGTTAACCGGATTATCGGGCGGGGCACAAGGGTAAGCTTTACACCCACCGGCCACTACCAAGAGGCAGACTACAAACGCCTGGTGACTGTGCTCGAGCGGCTAGACTACGCAAACTGTTTAAGCCCCGATCACAACGACTTCACCCGCCCGCCCACACCGCGCCTGGTATGCATGCTGGTGAATGATCCCGCACAGGCAGCAACAACCAGCAGCGCACACTACGCACTGTTTAGCGTTAACAGTTGGGGCGAAGTGCGGCTGCAGCACTTTGGGGCAAACCTTAAACAAGCCTTGGCGCTTTTTACCCAGCCACTGCCAGAAAATTGCACCGTCAAGGTTGAAGACTTACACGGCCAAACGCCACGGGTATTGCTGCAGCAATTACACCGCTTGATTGAAGCCATTCAGTACGCGCAAACGCACCAGCCGCCGCAACGTCTGCTGGCCCACTTCCAGAGCCAATGGATTTTGGTTCAACAGCAAGCCCAGTGGGCGCTTTCAACATTCGAGAATATTGAGAGCGGCTGGCCAAGCTTGGCGCTGCCGCTGGCCTGCCGGCATCAGTTGCACTGCATGGCACTTGGGCCTGGTGCGCCCTATGAAGAAGTACTCTCGCTCATAGGCAGCACCGGCATGCGGCCTGCCATTAGGGTTTTTTACCGGCTGCATCAGGAAGTGGCGGAAATTTTTCTGATCGACGAGCGCGCAAGCCTCGTGCGCTTTGAGCAGCCATTTTTTTCAGAAGACAGGCTCTTGCGGCCGCTGCACAGGTTCATTCGCGCGAGCCTGCAGCGCAACCCGCAGGTGTGTGACGATTCGCTGTTTGGTATTTTCCCGGTGAATTTTTTCGAGATGCGCCGGCGCCAAAGTGGCCAGTTGTACGCAGAGCAGCGCTTGATCACCAGCGATATGGCCCGCGTGGCCATGCTCAGCCTGCAATTTGCCGTGCTTGAAATGGATTTTGATACACCGGTGAACAGCTGGGCTATGAGCGCCTCACTCAACGGCGAGCCCATTCACGGGCCAGATACCGAGCCCTTGCTCACCACCGTGGCCCGCGCCTTGATGGCCAAGCGGCAATCGGGCCAACGCTACCCCTGCTACCTGACCGATCTCGATTTATCGGCCACCGCAAATACCCTTATGCAATTTAACGGGCTGCAAACCAGCCATTATTTTCGGGTTAAAATTCGCCTGGAGCAGGCCCTGCATGATGCATTGCTTGCGCTATAA
- a CDS encoding lipoprotein: MNKAVFTLLTALLLASCGQTGPLVLPEAAPADEQPANEQPGQ; encoded by the coding sequence ATGAACAAGGCTGTTTTTACGCTGTTAACTGCCCTGCTGCTTGCCAGCTGCGGCCAAACCGGGCCACTGGTATTGCCAGAAGCTGCGCCCGCCGATGAACAGCCCGCCAACGAGCAACCAGGTCAATAA
- the lysA gene encoding diaminopimelate decarboxylase — MSYFPRVAGQLHAEAVPLADIARQFGTPTYVYSRAAITEAYSAYASALGDHPGMVCFAVKANSNLGVLGLLADLGAGFDIVSEGELERVLLAGGKPERIVFSGVGKTASALRKALEVGVHCFNVESEAELELLSQVADQMGTTAHISLRVNPDVDAQTHPYISTGLKENKFGIAIERAPAVYARAASLPGITIVGVDCHIGSQLTQLPPFLDALDRLLLLIDELAAQGIKLHHLDIGGGLGVTYKDETPPPVADLVHAVKEKLGTRALALVMEPGRSICANAGVLLSEVLFLKPTEHKNFAVIDAAMNDNIRPALYQAWQDVQPISLREEAPKTWDLVGPVCETGDFLAKDRALALAAGDLIAVMSTGAYGFTMSSNYNSRPRAAEIIVDGDRAHLVRARESLADLTLGESLLPT; from the coding sequence ATGTCGTACTTTCCCCGCGTAGCCGGCCAGCTGCACGCAGAAGCTGTGCCGCTTGCAGACATCGCACGCCAGTTTGGCACCCCCACTTACGTCTACAGCCGCGCGGCAATTACCGAGGCCTATAGCGCCTATGCCAGCGCCTTGGGTGATCACCCGGGCATGGTGTGCTTTGCGGTAAAGGCCAACTCCAACCTGGGCGTGCTGGGTTTACTGGCAGATTTGGGCGCGGGCTTCGACATAGTGTCTGAAGGGGAGCTGGAGCGGGTGTTACTGGCCGGCGGCAAGCCCGAGCGCATTGTGTTTTCCGGCGTGGGTAAAACCGCCAGCGCCCTGCGCAAGGCATTGGAAGTGGGCGTGCACTGCTTTAACGTGGAATCGGAGGCCGAGCTTGAGCTGTTAAGCCAGGTTGCCGATCAAATGGGCACCACCGCGCACATCTCCCTGCGGGTGAACCCGGATGTAGACGCCCAAACCCACCCCTATATTTCTACCGGCCTGAAAGAAAACAAATTCGGCATTGCCATTGAGCGGGCACCCGCCGTGTATGCGCGCGCCGCCAGCCTGCCGGGCATCACCATAGTTGGGGTAGATTGCCACATCGGCTCGCAGCTCACCCAGTTGCCGCCCTTTCTGGATGCACTTGACCGGCTGCTGCTATTGATAGATGAGCTGGCAGCCCAAGGCATTAAATTACACCACCTCGATATCGGTGGCGGCCTGGGCGTTACCTACAAAGATGAAACCCCGCCCCCGGTGGCAGACCTGGTGCACGCAGTAAAAGAAAAGCTCGGCACGCGCGCGCTGGCGCTCGTGATGGAACCGGGCCGCTCCATTTGCGCCAACGCCGGCGTGCTGTTGAGCGAAGTCCTGTTTTTAAAGCCCACTGAGCACAAAAACTTTGCGGTAATAGATGCCGCCATGAACGACAACATTCGCCCCGCCCTCTACCAGGCCTGGCAAGACGTGCAGCCCATTAGCCTGCGCGAAGAAGCCCCCAAAACCTGGGATCTGGTGGGCCCGGTGTGCGAAACCGGCGACTTTCTTGCCAAAGACCGCGCACTGGCACTTGCAGCCGGCGACCTGATCGCAGTAATGTCCACAGGTGCCTATGGCTTTACCATGAGTTCCAATTACAACAGCCGCCCCCGTGCCGCCGAGATTATTGTTGACGGTGATCGCGCCCACCTGGTGCGCGCACGCGAGAGCCTGGCTGACCTGACCCTTGGTGAAAGCCTGTTACCCACTTGA
- the dapF gene encoding diaminopimelate epimerase produces MRLRFSKMHGIGNDFVMIDAISQKVRLNADKVRKISDRRFGVGCDQVLIVEEPTNPDVDFRYRIYNADGSEVENCGNGARCFANFVRERKLTGKSIIKVQTASGILELRVTQGDQVQVDMGEPVLAPQEIPFNAPSQATHYPLVVDGQTYDIGAVSMGNPHAVLTVPSTNDAPVASLGPKIEHHPNFPNRVNVGFMQVCSRTEINLRVHERGAGETLACGTGACAAVVAGRLRDLLDSRVTVNLPGGSLVVEWAGNGHPVLMTGPTAHVFHGQVKI; encoded by the coding sequence ATGCGCCTGCGTTTCAGTAAAATGCACGGCATTGGCAACGACTTCGTCATGATCGATGCCATCAGCCAAAAAGTCAGACTCAATGCCGATAAGGTTCGCAAGATTTCCGATCGCCGCTTTGGCGTGGGTTGCGATCAGGTATTGATTGTTGAAGAGCCCACCAACCCGGACGTAGACTTCCGCTACCGCATTTACAATGCCGATGGCAGCGAAGTAGAAAACTGTGGCAACGGCGCGCGCTGCTTTGCCAACTTTGTGCGCGAGCGCAAGCTCACCGGCAAAAGCATAATCAAAGTGCAAACCGCCAGCGGTATTTTGGAATTGCGCGTTACCCAGGGCGACCAGGTGCAGGTAGACATGGGCGAGCCCGTGCTGGCACCCCAAGAGATTCCCTTTAACGCCCCAAGCCAAGCCACCCACTACCCACTTGTGGTAGACGGCCAAACCTATGACATAGGTGCCGTTAGCATGGGCAACCCGCACGCGGTATTAACAGTACCCAGCACAAACGATGCCCCGGTGGCGAGCCTGGGTCCGAAAATCGAACACCACCCCAACTTCCCCAACCGCGTGAACGTGGGCTTTATGCAAGTGTGCTCGCGCACGGAAATTAATTTGCGCGTGCACGAACGCGGCGCCGGCGAAACGCTCGCCTGCGGCACCGGCGCTTGCGCGGCAGTAGTAGCGGGCCGCTTGCGCGACCTGTTAGACTCGAGGGTAACTGTGAACCTGCCGGGCGGCTCGCTGGTTGTTGAGTGGGCAGGCAATGGCCATCCGGTACTGATGACAGGCCCCACCGCTCACGTCTTTCACGGGCAGGTAAAAATATAA
- a CDS encoding DUF484 family protein → MAEHTVTDAEVAAYLAEHPDFFEQHPDLLADMQLPHDSGNAISLVERQVAVLRERNMDMRHRLSKLLDNARDNDKLFDKTKRLVLAVLEGRKAEDTVNTLYYSFEKDFQIHFTRLVLFRPIPGKLGQARCVTLTDAKTPLAKFLKSQKAMCGQLGNEEKAYIFGEQAPLVGSAAVVPLIHGTCFGLLAVGNRDANYYRSSMGTLFLGYIAEILNRTLPYQLER, encoded by the coding sequence GTGGCTGAGCACACCGTCACCGACGCAGAAGTCGCCGCCTATCTCGCCGAGCACCCGGATTTTTTTGAACAGCACCCGGATTTGCTGGCCGACATGCAGCTACCGCACGACAGCGGCAACGCCATCTCGTTGGTAGAGCGCCAAGTGGCCGTGCTGCGCGAACGCAACATGGACATGCGCCACCGCCTGAGCAAACTGCTCGACAACGCCCGCGATAACGACAAACTGTTTGATAAAACCAAGCGCCTGGTACTGGCCGTGCTTGAAGGCCGCAAGGCCGAAGACACCGTAAACACGCTCTATTACAGCTTCGAAAAAGACTTCCAGATTCACTTCACCCGGCTGGTGCTGTTTCGCCCAATCCCCGGCAAACTGGGCCAGGCGCGCTGTGTAACCCTCACCGATGCCAAAACGCCGCTGGCCAAGTTTCTGAAGTCACAAAAGGCCATGTGCGGCCAGCTGGGCAACGAAGAAAAGGCCTACATTTTTGGCGAGCAGGCCCCGCTTGTGGGCTCGGCGGCGGTGGTTCCACTCATTCACGGCACCTGCTTCGGGCTGCTGGCTGTGGGCAATCGCGACGCCAACTACTACCGCTCCAGTATGGGCACCCTGTTTTTGGGCTACATTGCCGAAATTTTAAACCGCACCCTGCCCTACCAGCTGGAGCGCTGA
- the xerC gene encoding tyrosine recombinase XerC, with protein sequence MAELPFSAEIARFLAYLKGERNLSPHTLAAYGRDLAKLQHWCAGQQLTLPQLNVHHLRQALAQQHRAGLAGKSLRRWLSALRSFFDYGVRKGWLANNPAAGLSAPKVEKRLPHTLDVDEVGQLLSFPDDTEYSPRDRALLELTYSSGLRLAELAGLNLADLDLADASVRVTGKGEKTRVLPVGRMALRALKQWLQVRADFAKPQEPALFVSRQGTRISHRRIQQLFAHYSTYMGLDKPLHPHMLRHSFASHMLESSSDLRAVQELLGHANISTTQIYTHLDFQHLAKVYDQAHPRAQQKHSNAKDRTENADIDPSQS encoded by the coding sequence GTGGCCGAGCTGCCCTTTAGCGCCGAGATCGCGCGCTTTTTGGCGTACCTCAAAGGCGAGCGAAACCTTTCGCCACACACCTTGGCCGCCTACGGGCGCGACCTGGCCAAGCTGCAGCACTGGTGTGCAGGCCAGCAGCTCACGCTGCCCCAGCTTAACGTGCACCACCTGCGCCAGGCCCTGGCCCAGCAACACAGGGCGGGCCTTGCGGGCAAGAGCCTCAGGCGCTGGTTATCGGCACTTAGAAGCTTCTTCGATTACGGCGTGCGCAAAGGCTGGCTTGCCAATAATCCGGCCGCAGGCCTTTCCGCCCCCAAGGTTGAAAAACGCCTGCCCCACACCCTGGATGTAGACGAAGTGGGCCAGCTGCTAAGCTTCCCGGACGACACCGAATACAGCCCGCGCGACCGTGCGCTACTGGAACTTACCTACTCCTCGGGCCTGCGCTTGGCAGAACTTGCAGGCCTCAATCTGGCAGACCTGGATTTGGCCGATGCCTCGGTGCGGGTAACGGGCAAGGGCGAGAAAACCCGTGTGCTACCTGTGGGGCGCATGGCCCTGCGAGCGCTGAAACAATGGCTACAAGTACGCGCCGATTTCGCCAAACCCCAAGAACCGGCGCTGTTTGTCAGCCGGCAGGGCACCCGCATCAGCCACCGCCGCATCCAGCAGTTGTTTGCCCACTACAGCACCTACATGGGGCTCGATAAACCCCTGCACCCGCACATGCTGCGCCACTCCTTTGCCAGCCATATGCTTGAATCTTCCAGCGATTTACGGGCCGTGCAGGAGCTTCTGGGGCACGCCAATATCAGCACCACGCAAATTTATACCCACCTGGATTTCCAGCACCTGGCCAAGGTGTACGACCAGGCCCACCCGCGCGCCCAGCAAAAACACAGCAACGCCAAAGACCGCACAGAAAATGCGGATATAGACCCTAGCCAGTCTTAA
- a CDS encoding HAD family hydrolase, which translates to MTHAIKLISFDLDNTLWDVEPVIHAAEAAMQAWLENFCPKLVARFSPEQLRQARMDYWAHHPEFRHLITRVRRDCLRMKLIEAGYCLNQAIELADMAMEVFMDARHQVNYFDHALSTLDQLAPHYTLAAITNGNANTKRLGLHQFSYHLSAEDVGTAKPSPEPFELAMAMASVSAEEMLHIGDCPNDDIAAAASLGIKTIWFNPKRKAWPHTHLAPNAIVHTLKDLAGAISGLNGGSLQAQSA; encoded by the coding sequence GTGACGCACGCAATAAAACTGATCAGCTTCGATTTAGACAACACCCTGTGGGATGTTGAACCCGTCATCCACGCAGCCGAAGCCGCCATGCAGGCCTGGCTGGAAAACTTCTGCCCCAAGCTTGTGGCCCGCTTTAGCCCCGAGCAATTGCGCCAGGCGCGAATGGACTACTGGGCACACCACCCCGAATTCAGACACCTTATTACCCGCGTGCGCCGCGACTGCCTGCGCATGAAGCTCATCGAAGCTGGCTACTGCTTGAATCAGGCCATTGAGCTGGCCGACATGGCCATGGAAGTGTTTATGGATGCGCGCCACCAGGTGAACTACTTTGATCACGCCCTGAGCACGCTGGATCAACTGGCCCCGCACTATACGCTTGCGGCCATCACCAACGGCAATGCCAACACCAAGCGCCTGGGCCTGCACCAATTCAGCTACCACTTAAGCGCCGAAGACGTAGGCACCGCCAAACCCAGCCCCGAGCCCTTTGAATTGGCCATGGCCATGGCCTCGGTTAGCGCAGAAGAAATGCTGCACATTGGCGATTGCCCGAACGACGACATAGCCGCAGCCGCAAGCCTTGGCATCAAAACCATCTGGTTTAACCCCAAGCGCAAAGCCTGGCCCCATACCCACCTGGCGCCCAACGCCATTGTGCACACGCTGAAAGATCTCGCAGGCGCCATTAGCGGGCTCAACGGCGGCTCGCTGCAGGCGCAATCGGCCTAA
- a CDS encoding helix-turn-helix domain-containing protein has protein sequence MSSAGISKTQSSFYRRLYVAHLISQGVNTVPAIITHTGMPRRTAQDTINALHELDIHCQFEGPNKTGHYRVHNWGPIDANWLAANARRLATSLGYPNN, from the coding sequence ATGAGCAGCGCCGGCATCAGCAAAACCCAGTCGAGCTTTTACCGGCGCCTGTACGTGGCGCATTTGATCAGCCAGGGCGTAAATACCGTGCCCGCCATCATCACCCACACCGGCATGCCAAGGCGCACCGCCCAAGACACCATCAACGCGCTGCATGAGCTGGATATCCACTGCCAGTTTGAAGGCCCCAATAAAACCGGCCACTACCGCGTACACAACTGGGGGCCCATAGATGCAAACTGGCTGGCCGCCAACGCCCGCCGCCTGGCCACAAGCCTCGGCTACCCGAACAATTAA
- a CDS encoding cytochrome c5 family protein, translating to MVTLADRSQEIADRIAPAGKTCLAGDDCAAAPVAAVAAGPRTGVQVYDTKCVTCHATGAAGAPKMGDAGQWAPRIGKGIDTLYANAINGINGMPAKGLCMDCSDDEIKAAVDHMVANSQ from the coding sequence ATGGTGACCTTGGCTGATCGTAGCCAGGAAATTGCAGATCGCATTGCGCCTGCGGGCAAGACCTGCCTTGCAGGCGATGACTGTGCAGCAGCACCCGTTGCTGCAGTGGCAGCTGGCCCGCGCACCGGTGTGCAGGTGTACGACACCAAGTGTGTAACCTGTCACGCTACCGGTGCTGCAGGTGCGCCAAAAATGGGTGATGCCGGCCAGTGGGCGCCACGCATAGGCAAAGGCATTGATACCCTGTACGCCAATGCCATCAACGGCATTAACGGCATGCCGGCCAAGGGTCTGTGTATGGATTGCTCTGATGATGAGATCAAGGCTGCGGTAGATCACATGGTAGCCAACTCGCAGTAA
- a CDS encoding antibiotic biosynthesis monooxygenase: protein MKFIFEVTVAPTHTPEDYAQAWVRASQLIQTYPGAMGTELHRKIGEPNKLIAIAHWQSKTDRDAMEADNNPEVKTIIQSAADFVSVKLIGEFEEPEWVVKPEG from the coding sequence ATGAAATTTATTTTTGAAGTAACCGTGGCGCCCACTCACACCCCGGAAGACTACGCCCAGGCCTGGGTGCGTGCAAGCCAGCTGATTCAAACCTACCCGGGTGCCATGGGCACAGAACTGCACCGGAAAATTGGCGAGCCCAATAAACTCATCGCCATCGCCCACTGGCAAAGCAAAACCGATCGCGATGCCATGGAGGCCGACAACAATCCGGAAGTGAAAACCATCATTCAATCTGCCGCAGACTTTGTGTCGGTAAAGTTAATAGGTGAATTTGAAGAACCTGAGTGGGTTGTTAAGCCTGAGGGGTAG
- a CDS encoding DUF817 domain-containing protein, protein MAKLTSQQLAAAVKELWWFGLKQAYACVFGGFLLLVMIVTHYWYPIESLHRYDFIFLAAIAFQIFLLAFKLETAREALVIVVFHLLATVMELFKTSDAIGSWQYPEAYVFGIGNVPLFTGFMYSAVGSYIARVWRIFDFQYTRYPKRNLTVILVAGIYLNFFTHHFIWDMRWLLLGATCGLFLHTRIYFKVIHEHRHMPLLLGWFLVALFIWFAENIATFTNIWLYPNQSDSWRMVPLAKLSSWYLLMLLSFVLVSLVARKNTAADGVPALERGV, encoded by the coding sequence GTGGCCAAACTTACCTCACAGCAGTTGGCGGCAGCCGTAAAAGAGCTTTGGTGGTTTGGCCTGAAACAAGCCTATGCCTGTGTGTTTGGCGGCTTTTTATTGTTGGTGATGATTGTTACGCACTACTGGTACCCCATCGAAAGCCTGCACCGCTACGATTTTATTTTCCTTGCAGCCATTGCCTTTCAGATTTTCCTGCTGGCCTTTAAGCTGGAAACCGCGCGCGAAGCACTGGTGATTGTGGTGTTTCACTTGCTGGCAACAGTAATGGAGCTGTTTAAAACCTCAGATGCCATCGGCTCCTGGCAATACCCTGAAGCCTATGTGTTCGGCATTGGCAATGTGCCCTTGTTTACCGGGTTTATGTACAGCGCCGTGGGCAGTTACATTGCCCGCGTATGGCGAATTTTCGATTTTCAATACACCCGCTACCCGAAGCGCAACCTTACGGTGATTTTGGTGGCGGGCATTTACCTTAATTTTTTTACCCACCATTTTATCTGGGACATGCGTTGGTTGCTTTTAGGTGCAACCTGCGGGCTATTTCTCCACACCCGTATTTATTTCAAAGTGATTCATGAGCACCGCCATATGCCACTGCTGCTGGGCTGGTTTTTGGTGGCGCTCTTTATTTGGTTCGCAGAAAATATCGCCACCTTCACCAACATCTGGCTATACCCCAATCAATCAGATTCCTGGCGCATGGTGCCCCTGGCCAAGCTCTCCTCCTGGTACTTGCTGATGCTGCTGAGCTTTGTGCTAGTCTCATTAGTTGCACGTAAAAATACAGCGGCTGACGGTGTGCCTGCGCTTGAACGCGGCGTTTAG
- a CDS encoding TM2 domain-containing protein — MQPIASDSHSKVMGYILWIFGFMGAHRFYYGKPITGTLYFFTLGLFFIGWIIDLFLIPAMDAEADNRYPEGHTSYTLSWIFLTFLGFFGVHRFYMGKWITGIIWFFTGGLFLLGYLYDLWTLNEQVSEVNREPL; from the coding sequence ATGCAGCCAATCGCATCAGATTCCCACAGTAAGGTTATGGGTTATATTCTGTGGATATTCGGCTTTATGGGCGCCCACCGTTTTTACTACGGCAAACCCATTACCGGCACCCTGTACTTTTTTACCCTGGGCCTGTTTTTCATCGGCTGGATTATCGATTTATTTCTCATACCCGCCATGGATGCCGAGGCAGATAACCGCTACCCCGAAGGCCACACAAGCTACACGCTCAGCTGGATATTTCTCACCTTTTTAGGATTTTTTGGCGTGCATCGCTTTTACATGGGCAAGTGGATTACCGGCATCATTTGGTTCTTCACCGGCGGCCTGTTTTTATTGGGCTATTTGTATGACCTCTGGACGCTCAATGAACAGGTGTCGGAAGTTAATCGCGAGCCGCTGTAA
- a CDS encoding endonuclease/exonuclease/phosphatase family protein — MWTDLMPWLGVAILLASLLPLWHFEHWLVRGWDFPRFQVALIASVFVLVQGLWVGVNSWLDGVALGCGLVAVVIQWWWVLPYTPLFPAEVARATREGPALSLMTSNVLMTNRNAEKLLAEVRRLKPDILVTLETDSWWQTQLNVLQADYPHCITCPLDNLYGMHVYSRLALENPEIHFRVEPGVPSMEASVNLQGQAVKLHFLHPAPPSPTENAESTERDAELVRIARIVQHSDIPVIVTGDLNDVAWSATTRLFRKISGLLDPRVGRGMFNTYNAKIPFLRWPLDHIFHSHEFALGDIQRLRHIGSDHFPIYTRLVLNPRENDEDAGLEATPQDRRWAKEKVD, encoded by the coding sequence ATGTGGACTGACCTGATGCCCTGGTTGGGTGTTGCAATTTTATTGGCAAGCCTGCTTCCCCTGTGGCATTTCGAGCACTGGCTGGTGCGCGGTTGGGATTTCCCGCGTTTTCAGGTGGCGCTTATCGCCTCGGTGTTTGTCTTGGTGCAGGGCCTTTGGGTGGGCGTAAATTCCTGGCTGGATGGCGTAGCCCTTGGCTGTGGTTTGGTGGCTGTGGTAATCCAGTGGTGGTGGGTGTTGCCCTACACGCCGTTATTTCCCGCAGAGGTTGCGCGCGCAACCCGTGAGGGGCCGGCCCTAAGCCTCATGACGTCTAACGTACTCATGACCAATCGCAATGCGGAAAAATTACTGGCCGAAGTGCGGCGGCTCAAGCCCGATATTCTGGTGACCCTGGAAACAGACAGCTGGTGGCAAACGCAGCTGAATGTTTTGCAAGCCGATTACCCCCACTGCATTACCTGCCCGCTGGATAATCTGTACGGCATGCACGTGTATTCACGCCTCGCGTTGGAAAACCCGGAAATCCACTTTCGCGTTGAGCCGGGTGTACCTTCAATGGAGGCCAGCGTAAATTTGCAGGGCCAGGCTGTGAAGCTGCACTTTTTGCACCCGGCGCCGCCCAGCCCCACAGAAAACGCCGAATCTACCGAGCGCGATGCAGAACTTGTGCGCATTGCCAGAATTGTGCAGCACAGCGACATACCGGTAATCGTAACAGGCGATCTAAATGATGTGGCCTGGTCTGCCACTACGCGGTTGTTTCGCAAAATCAGCGGCCTGCTAGACCCAAGGGTAGGGCGCGGCATGTTCAATACATACAATGCCAAAATCCCCTTTTTGCGCTGGCCGCTCGATCATATTTTTCACAGCCACGAGTTTGCGCTGGGCGACATACAGCGGCTGCGCCACATAGGTTCTGATCACTTTCCCATCTACACGCGTCTGGTGCTCAACCCCCGGGAAAACGATGAAGATGCAGGGCTTGAAGCAACGCCACAAGATCGTCGTTGGGCGAAGGAAAAAGTAGATTGA